The genomic DNA CGCCCGTGCCCAGGGCCAGCAGGTGCCCGGCGTCCAACACCGCCAGGAGCGCGCCCGTGTCCAGGGCATGCAGATGCACCACGCCGCGCGAGGCGGGCGGCCCACTGGAGGACGCCGTCTGGAGCTTCACGGTGTAGGCGGGAATCCCCGGAAGGGTGCCGGGGAAGGACACCCGGACGAGGCCCCCGGCCTGGGGGGAGGCCTGGACGGACTGGGGTGGGGCATCCCGGTGCGCGGCCTCGGCGCGGAACGCCTCGCGCATTTCCTCCAGGAGCGTGAGGGCATCCATGGAGTGCTGGACGTCGGTGCGGGTCAGTAGAAGCGTGCTCATCTCGTGTCCACCCTATCCGGTTCCCCTCTCCCCCCGTGGGTCAACTGTTCACCGGAAAGCGGATCAGCCAGACGAAGTGCCGGACGCAGGCCTTTCCGGATGTCGAGGGGAACGCCGGGCGCCGCGCGGGCGTTGCGTCCTGTATCGCGAGAACACAGGCCGGGGCGGCTCCTCGTGGACATTTTCGAGGGGGAGCGGGGGCCCTGGGGGAGTGCGCGCATGCAGGAGCGGGATCCATCGCCATCGCACCAGGAGCGTGAACCTGGGACCGGGGGGAGTTCGCCCTTGGCGGAGTTCCTTCGCGAACACCGCGAGCTCTTGCTGCTGGACTGGGAAACCACCCTGCGCGAGCGCGCGCCGGAGCAGCCCCACGAGGAGGCCGTGCTGCGCGACCACCTGCCCGAGTTCCTGGAGCGCCTGGCCGACGCGGCGGAGCACCCCTCCGCGGAGGGGGTGTCACTGCCCCTGGCCCTCTCCGACGAGCACGCCCTGCTGCGGCTGGAGCACGGCCAGGGGCTGAGCCAGATCGCCTTGGAGTACGCGATTCTGCGCCACTGCATCTTCCGGGGACTGATGCGCGAGGGACTCTGGCCGGGACTCTCCGAGCTGGAACTGCTCAACAACATCCTGGACCAGGGCCTCATCCGGGCCACCACCCTCTACTCCCACGTCCACGAGCGCATGCTCAAGGCGCTCGAGCGCGTGTCCGAGGCGACGCTGGAGAGCGAGGACATCGACAGCTTCCTGCCCAAGCTGCTGCGGGTGCTCCAGGAAGCGGTGATGGCGGTGGATGGGGCCTCCATCCTGCTGCGCGAGGGAAACGAGCTGCGGCTGCGCGCGGCGGTGGGGATTGGCTCACACCGGGCGATGGAGTCGGGCTTCCACCTGCCCGTGGACGCGGGACTGAGCGGCCAGGTCGCGCACGAGCGGCGTCCCCAGCTGGTGAGGATGGTGGCGAACCACCCGGAGCTGCGCTCGGAGCTGGTGCGTCAATTGGGCGTGCGCGCCGCCTACAGCATTCCCCTGCTGCAAGGCGACACGCTCATCGGCGTGGCCCACATGTGCTCGCGCACCGTCTTCGACTTCAGCCCGTCGGATCAGCTGCTCTTCCGCGTCATGATGACCCGTGCCACCAGCTTCATCGTGCAGGCGGAGCTGGCCGAGCGCGAGCGCCTGGCGAGGGCCACCGCCCAACGCTCACTGGCCCAGCTGGACACCCTGTTGGAGGCATCGCCCGTGGGCATCGGTCTGTTGGACCGGGAGCTGCGCGTGCTGAGCATCAACGAGACCCTGGCCCAGCTCAATGGCCCCCCGGTGGCGGAGCAGCTGGGCCGCTCCCTGCGCGAGGTGGCCCCCGCCTGGGTCGCCGAGCTGCTCGAGCCCGTCTTCCGCCACGTGCTGGACTCGGGCCAACCCGTGTCCAACCACGAGTTCACCGGACAGCCCCTGGACACAAGCCCCCATCACTGGCTGGGCAACTACTACCCGGTGCGCGCCGCGGACGGCGCGGTGGTGGGCCTGGGCTGCGTGTTGGTGGACATCACCCATCAGAAGGACGTGGAGACGGCGCTGCGCCGCTCGGGCGAGCTGCGCGAGCAACTCATCGGCGTGGTGGGACACGACCTGCGCAACCCCCTCAACGCCATCAGCGCCTCGGCCACGCTGCTGCGGCGGGATGCGTCCCTGAGCGATGGCTCGCGGCGAGCCGTGGAGCGCATCCGCAACAGCGCGGCGCGCATGGCGCGCATGCTCAGCGACATCCTCGACTTCGCGCGCGGCGGCAATGGCGGTCTGCCCGTCCATCGCGAGTGGGTGAACCTGCACGAGCTCTGCCGGAGCACCCTGGAGGAACTCCAGGTGGCCCACCCCCACCGGCGCCTGGAGCTGGAGACGCGAGGCAATGCCTGGGGGTGGTGGGATCCGGACCGGCTCGCCCAGGTGGTGGGAAACCTGGTGGGCAATGCCCTGCAGCACGGTCATCCGGACACGCCCGTGCACGTAAA from Melittangium boletus DSM 14713 includes the following:
- a CDS encoding sensor histidine kinase; its protein translation is MAEFLREHRELLLLDWETTLRERAPEQPHEEAVLRDHLPEFLERLADAAEHPSAEGVSLPLALSDEHALLRLEHGQGLSQIALEYAILRHCIFRGLMREGLWPGLSELELLNNILDQGLIRATTLYSHVHERMLKALERVSEATLESEDIDSFLPKLLRVLQEAVMAVDGASILLREGNELRLRAAVGIGSHRAMESGFHLPVDAGLSGQVAHERRPQLVRMVANHPELRSELVRQLGVRAAYSIPLLQGDTLIGVAHMCSRTVFDFSPSDQLLFRVMMTRATSFIVQAELAERERLARATAQRSLAQLDTLLEASPVGIGLLDRELRVLSINETLAQLNGPPVAEQLGRSLREVAPAWVAELLEPVFRHVLDSGQPVSNHEFTGQPLDTSPHHWLGNYYPVRAADGAVVGLGCVLVDITHQKDVETALRRSGELREQLIGVVGHDLRNPLNAISASATLLRRDASLSDGSRRAVERIRNSAARMARMLSDILDFARGGNGGLPVHREWVNLHELCRSTLEELQVAHPHRRLELETRGNAWGWWDPDRLAQVVGNLVGNALQHGHPDTPVHVKVEDAGTDAEVSLSVHNEGEPIAPELRATLFQPFRHGAKGKAATRSVGLGLYIVQQVARAHGGEVEVRSRPSEGTTFTLRLPRGR